One window of Microcoleus vaginatus PCC 9802 genomic DNA carries:
- a CDS encoding thiol:disulfide oxidoreductase: MIDLYTFTTPNGRKVSIMLEEIGLPYNVHVIDITKNDQFSPEFIAINPNSKIPAIVDRDNGITVFESGAILIYLAEKSGKFLPTDKQKYFQVIEWLMFQMASVGPMFGQLNHFKRFAPEQIPYAIGRYEKETLRLYGVLDTQLAKYEYICGDYSIADIATYPWVAIYEFQGLSLDNHPHLKRWVETLQKRPAVERGMAVPSL, translated from the coding sequence ATGATTGACCTCTACACTTTTACCACACCCAACGGTCGCAAAGTCTCGATCATGCTCGAAGAAATAGGTTTACCCTACAACGTGCACGTCATCGACATCACAAAAAACGACCAATTTAGCCCAGAGTTCATCGCCATCAACCCCAACAGCAAAATTCCCGCCATAGTCGATCGAGATAACGGCATCACCGTCTTCGAGTCCGGCGCTATTCTAATCTATCTTGCCGAAAAAAGCGGCAAATTTCTTCCCACAGACAAACAAAAATACTTTCAAGTTATAGAGTGGTTGATGTTTCAAATGGCCAGCGTCGGCCCGATGTTTGGTCAGCTAAACCACTTCAAACGCTTTGCACCCGAACAAATTCCCTATGCGATTGGGCGCTACGAAAAAGAAACCTTGCGCCTCTACGGAGTATTAGACACTCAACTAGCAAAATATGAATACATCTGCGGCGACTATTCGATCGCCGACATTGCTACGTATCCCTGGGTTGCTATTTACGAATTTCAAGGATTAAGCCTCGACAACCACCCCCACCTCAAACGTTGGGTAGAAACCTTGCAGAAGCGTCCCGCAGTTGAGCGCGGAATGGCTGTTCCATCATTATAA
- a CDS encoding DUF2358 domain-containing protein, producing MDIIEILKDDYQRFPDNQTYSIYAKDVYFEDPVNRFTGVDRYRKMIGFMGTFFQDVNLDLHGISQSGDTIETRWTLSWIAPLPWKPKMAIAGRSELKVNSDGLIVSHIDYWDCSRLDVLKQLVFPLKSNV from the coding sequence ATGGACATTATTGAAATTCTCAAAGATGATTATCAAAGATTTCCCGATAATCAGACTTACAGCATCTATGCAAAAGATGTTTATTTTGAAGATCCGGTGAATCGATTTACAGGAGTCGATCGCTACCGCAAAATGATCGGGTTTATGGGGACTTTTTTTCAGGATGTAAATCTCGATTTGCACGGGATTTCGCAGTCGGGAGATACTATAGAAACTCGCTGGACTCTGAGCTGGATCGCACCGTTACCTTGGAAACCGAAAATGGCGATCGCCGGTAGGAGCGAACTGAAAGTCAACAGCGACGGTTTAATTGTTTCTCACATTGATTACTGGGACTGTTCGCGGTTGGATGTGCTCAAACAGCTTGTATTTCCTCTGAAAAGTAATGTTTGA